From the Hordeum vulgare subsp. vulgare chromosome 1H, MorexV3_pseudomolecules_assembly, whole genome shotgun sequence genome, the window GTACTGTAGCTAGCCACTTACTTGATGAAGCGGTTGTACGCCGACGGCACACGCTGCCTCTTCTCCGGAGCTGCAGGACGAAGATATATGTTAGTGCTATACGTTCATCACAAATTAATCGATCTACCTAGCTTCTTTCAAACGCACGCACTAGTCCATGCGCCGGCCGGCCATTGTTGCAGCTTCCAAGCGGAGACATGCGAGAATGGATGAGAGGAGGCTGTCTGTACTATTATTCCCCACAGTGAAAAGGGCTGGAGAGAACGACGACGGATGCTGTGTCTATCTCTCCTGGATGTACAGTTTAGAATTTAGAGCGTGCAATGGTGCCAATGGTAGGCATTGTACTACCTTGTTGCATCTCAGCACCTACCATACAGTATACACACCACACTACCATCGTAGAGCATATATGTTCCATGTACATGCATCCGCGAGCCATGTGTTCTTCCCTGACCACAGAGAGAGGTAGGGAGCATGGACAATCTCTAGAGAGATTAGTACTCGTATAAAGACACTAAGACAGATCTCAAGAAAccggatgaaacttggcaatcaacaggagaagaacaaGTAGTGGAGATTTCAGAACGTGCATGAGAAAGTTGGGCTAGCTATACTCACGTCTGTTGACGACGGGATTGGTCCGCGGTGATGGCTCCTTCCCCCCTTTCCCCGAGGCCACTGGGGGTGGTGGCAGCTGCGCAGGTGCCGCGGCGTTCCTGCTGCCCGCAGCCGCGATCAGGCCGCCGAGGCCGTGCTGCTCCAGTAACTGCAGGCTCGGGTTGGCGCTGGATATCTCATCCTACATGAAGTAGTAGTACAATGGAGCGCAACAAGTCATCAAGAAGCAAGTATATCCACACCACACGTACGTACGATCTGAAGCTCACCACCCAGGCCAGGATCACATTCACAGGTCATGGTGAATTGGAGATGCATGCAAGAACTTACCAGGAGGGAGTGGCGGGGAGGATTGCTGGGTGCGAGGATGAGCGAGCTGGGGTAGTGGAACTGGCCGTGGTGAGCAGCAGCGGCCGGCGGTGGGGACGTCGTGGTGGTGACAGCAGAGGCGGCTGACTCAGCGGCCGTAGTGGGTGTCGTGGTCGGGAAGAGGAGGCCCCTCATGTCGACGGTGAGCAGGCTGCTGCAGTGGCCGCACCGCACCGTCACCGTCTTGAAGAGGCTGCTGCTCGGCACGCTCACCTGCACAGCAGTACGTACCTCCCGTTAAATCGGCTTGAACGGAGGCGCTGCTGCTGCTGAGCTACATACGCTTAGAGGCTCAGAGGCTCAAGAGAGAGGCGGGGGAGGGGGATGATCACGGACGACGAGGACAGTGTCGCAGAAGTGGCAGTGCACGTAGCATAGCTGCTCGGAAGGCGCCTCCGGCTGCATCGGCGCCGGGGGCTGAAGTTCCGAGCTGAGGTTCTCCGGcgccatctgctgctgctgcgaTACTGGCGTGAAGGCCGCGGAGGCcccggaggaggacgaggacgacatGCCCGGTTGATCGATCCCGCTGGTGCTTGGGATTCTTGGGACCAGTCGATTTGACGCGGCAGCAAATGGGATAGGATGGATGGACGCGAGTGGCAAAGGCGGCAAGAGATTGCTGGCTACCTAGCTGCTAGCTGATTGCTCTCTCTCGTTTGCTTTTCCCCCTTCCTCCGTCTTGGGCGTGATTTGACGGGTGGTGGGCGTGTGTGTgtctatgatctggtgatttgatGGTTTGGGGTGACTGATGTCTGATGCAACGGAACCTAGTATGTATCGgatctgttgttgctgctgtgatTTGGGAGCTAGAGGGAGAGAAAGGGGTTTGGTTGGTTGGTGCCAGTGCTGGTGTGATGGGAGAGGAGATATAGGGGTGCAGGGGTGTTTCGGGAGTTTGGGTCAAGAACGAGGGATAGCCGCAGCCGAAGCCCGGAGCTGTGTCTACCTAGGGCTGCGACGGGTTTTGGGGTCTCGCTCATccatcttttttttttctttttgataaAGTGCAATTTTATTGAGTATCGAAACAGATGCGAAACATCACAAATAACATCTAAGATGCACACAACTAAACATAAATAATCTGATAAAAATAAAGGTAAAACTAGCATATCGACACAATAAAGTAATAAAAACCGTAATATGCCGATGTCAAAGAAGGTGGTGGACAAATCCATAGATTATGCAGCCATCCTTGTTGGGTACAAACCTCCATGGCCATCCACTCCAACCGCATACACATTGTCTTAAACAACGGTCAATATTACGTTGAGTGTAACGTATGCTATGTACGGAAAATAGTGCGTACTACAAAAAATAACCGACAATAATAAAGAGTTTTTCCCATTAGAAACAACATCATTTCTATGTAGACAAAACGATCATATATAGTAAGGCATACACTTTCATCCTAATCAGCGTTATAAGCCTTGGAATTCCGTCCGACCAAAAATATTGCCAAACATTTGTGGGTGGGTAACAACTTGGACGCTATTTGAATGATTgatcacgtaaaacatgcaaacttGCACTCGAAAATGAGGTGTTTGATTGTCTCGTTCTGAATACAAAAGCTATATTGCTTGCTTCCATGCCAATTGTGAAGGGTGAGGTTGTCTTTAGTTAGCACAACCCCCTTGAAGAcaccacatgcaaatcataacctCTAACACTAGTGTAGAAAAGCCTAGCTATGACGTGGTAAGAATGACCTTGCTGGCATAGACACCCGACGTCACCAATATGGCGTCAATGTTAAAAAATAGTGATGGCGTTGGAGACGACACCAACAATAATTTGAATACCTATGACGTTCGAGAGAGTTGCACGTCGATACTGTCATATTTAGCTAATAAAAAATACGCGATAGTGGAAACTTGTTCCATATCTATAGAAATATAAACATATATACTAAGTTTCAACTTCACAAAAGGTAAGTGCTAATAAACTAACTTGTTCACAAACTAACCGTTTCACATTCACAAAAGATACGTAATAGTTATAAACTACCAACttcatgttggggaacattgcatgggaaataaaaaagttcctatgcacatacaagatctatccatggtgatgagcatctacgagaggagagatcagatccacatacccttgtagatcgctaagcgggaagcgttaagaaacgcggttgatgtagtcgaacgtcttcgcgattcaaatcgcaagccgtcccgcgatacaatcacgatctagtgccgaacggttgACATCTCCGCTTTCAACACACGtatatctcgatgacgatctctgcctccttaatccagcaagcgagggcagagatataaatgagttctccggcagcacaatgacgtggtggcggtggtggtgaactaatccgacagggcttcgctggGCTCTACCGAACTAATATAGACGAGGAAGATGATCTAGAGAGAAGAGGGTAGCACATGGCTTTTCAGGTGGTGGCTGCCCTCAAAAATtcgactatatataggaggaaggggtgggtAGGGCTACCTTggccccctcctccaaggagggagggttcggccgaagtggggaggagtcctcctcccacaagagaggtggacaccctagggaggactcctcctccaccaacactTGGCGCATGGGCCTCTTGGGGTTGGCTGCccaagcccactaggggctggtgcaccacctcctaggcccatgtggcccccgaggtgggtgggtccctcccggtggaccctcggaacccgttcggcactcccggtacaataccggaaaacctGAAACTATaccggaacccgaataccactttcctacatataaatctttacctctgggcCATCCCAGAGCTCCTCGAGATGTccagatctcatccgagactcaaaacaaccttcggttaccaacacacataactcaataataccgaaacatcaatgaaccttaggtgtgcagacctgagggttcgagaacaatgcagacatgaccgagacactctgaaAGTGCATATAGTCCCCAtgtatggttttggtaattgatgacaatcctaatggactAATATTTGCATTGGgttatacatttgaaggaatgttctatTTGCAATGCGTTAAAGAATATTGGATGAATTGAAGGATGTTTGTTTCATGAAGATGCAAGAAGGAGCTCGaatgaattctaaatgaatgtcatatacatattgttgtgcatgcatcaaggTAGAGCTTAATGattgaatcaaatatgatacgatcaagatgaattccatgtgatgaacaagatgtgATCTATGCGGAATTCATTGAGAATCTTAGACATTCTCATGCTTTTGCTTATAGTTTgaaccatgatggatcaagatgTTGAGAGAATAATTGAAGAGAAGAATTCTACATATGTCTTGAAAATAAgatcatgatgagctcatatgttgagtcatggatgattatgtctTCAAGAAAATAATTCAAGTGGAGAATTCGATGTGCCTCTCAAGAGGCTATGTTgtatcatgaagacgagcaagttatCACCAATCtgagattcatggagaaacttgatatggtcatggaGAATCTAGATATTGGTAATCATGTCTTGAAGCAACGAAGTATAGTGAAGAAATCAAAAGGGGCCTTCAAGACAAGAATATTAATCATGGATCAAAGATAAATGTTTaccaagatgaagatcaaagagttaactcaaagttggtcatcacacaagcgcaaatgatgtaccacatgggatcttgtggtatggtaagtaattgtcaattgcactttgtgtactaacccatactatgtgttgtctatgtctatgagggttaggtaattctcatgggctcgcatcaagagagagattccaagtgtccatgagaggatgacatcaagtattTAGGATCATGTTTGACAAGGGCAAGTTCTAGATAACCGTCCCtaaggattacatgcttgaagcttgtagatgttcacatgatggacaagtgAAGATGAATACAAAGAAATGCTTTCTACATTGTGTATGcacgagctacttgaagactacaTCAATGTCTTGCCTTCATCTTGAGCCAAGAATAAACAATAACATAAAGCTCAAGTGTAAGGTTAGAATCAAAGGTAtttgttcctttgacgttagtgatgtcaagtgatgatcaccgaataaacatatgcactcaagaatggattatcggtagctatgtagtgtagctcttttatgattcttgagttatAGGGAtttcacactattaagaggggatcaaagGGTTTCGCAATGGACTTGCTCAAGTCAACATCTTCTATACACAATTCCACTCCTATCATATTTCCCAAAGTAAAACCGTTAGCCAAAAAGGATTACCTAAATTCTATACTCAAACGTTTGCATTGATTCAATCATCCATTTTGTTTTATATTGGGTGATTCTCTATGTTAGGACCAGGATCTTTTCAAAAGCTACAAGATGAGCCCAAGATCATCAAAATCGGGGTTCGTATGTAAAAGTTACGCATGTTTTACTATTGGTATGCTTGGTGTTTATTGGGGGCCGAAAGTTCGGGGGAGGTTCCGGGATAAACACAAAATTTGTGAAAATCAGGCCCAAAGGGAGCCCGGAAGTTCCGGGGGCCAGAAGTTCCGGGCCTCCTGGATGTTCCGGGTGCCAGAAGTTTCGGGCAGGTTCCGGGGCAAGTTCTGGGCTAACCAAAAACTTTACATTGTGTGCCTCAATAGGGAGCCCGGAAGTTCCGGGAAAGCCACAAGTTCCGGGCTACATTTTTCCATGCATAGCGGGCAGATTTGGTGGGGCACTATATAAGGTACCCCTTCTTCCCCAACGAGACACGACCTTTGGATTTGAGATTTCCCCATTGTTTTGAGCTCTCTCCTCCCGCGTCAAGCCTCCAAACTCCAATCCATTTGGGGGAAATCTATCCCATGGATCTAGGGTTCATTTGTTGGCCGCCTCCATTGTTCCTCTCCTATTCCATACCTCCATAGCATTAGTTCCTTTTGCTGGGATTTGAGAGAGAGGGATTTGAGCATTCTTGTGGTAAATCTCGAAGAGATTTCTGAGAGTTCTTGAGAGAGATTTCATCCAAGCATACATTCACTCCTTCACTCTATTTTGACCAAAgaaatttgtgatttgagcaagcctTGAGCATTTCCcctttgatcttgttactcttggaggttggagactcgtaGGCGGTAGGAGTGCTTCAATGAGGAATCAACTTGTGATTTCTCCCctgaaaagtttgtgaaggtttggaggcCGCCTCAAGATATACCACTAATGGTTGGGAATTGCCTTCGTGGTGATATCgcaaggagaatagggtgagcctttgtgtCGTTGGTTACTTGAGCGTACATTAAATACATATTGTCGTCCTCATTATATTGTATTGGCTATTTCCCTCTAAGGATTAATTATTTAGACCTACACATTATATCCCGCAACTCATACTTTCTAGtattgatatatcttgtgtttagtgTGAATTGCTAACTTGTGTCATACTCTTACATATATTATGAtattgctcaagtaagtttgtgtaacttacttgtgcttgtgagtAATCTTGTTGTGCTCATCTTAGTAGAAGAAGTTTTCGATGCACTTAGTTGagcctagtatatttaggatttgtgcttgaaaagtatcctcttagtttatttccgcattaggataAATCCGAATCCGTAGAAGTTTTTCaaatgcctattcaccccctctaggcgacatcatggtccattcaattggtatcagagcaaggtctctgcTTATTAGGCTTCAcctcctagagagtatcgatgtcgactaatgGATTAGTGCATAATGACAcctttgattttgatggcacaatTATCACTTGTGGAGAATTCATATGCTTTGTCACCTTCGGGCCATGGGTCCAAATGATTTACTAATTGTTCTTTTAGGTATTGGTTTTGCAAAGGATGATCCATCTCCAACTATAGATgacatgtatcttgattgtgatgccTCTCTTGCTATTCATCAAACTCTAAgcactgaagtgtttaagtcaatCTCGATTTGCAAGtcggctcatgaagtttggaccaaactcgaagatatatatggtgggtccaatcttgatgaagataaTATTATGTTGAAGGAGTTCTTGAAGGAGCTCTCCACATTTTTCTATCATGAAGAGCCCTCCATTGCTTCCACCTCCGATTACTTGCACAagataatgacatggtgagtgaagaaatatcttgTGATGATGGTGTTAAGCTCATTATTAGTGAACTTGCTTGTGTTGATGCTAGTGTCGTATCCTCTATGGACTtgggcatatctagcaccacaaatagtgtaaattattgtgttgaTAGGCCATGCATATCACCTAaggattccttgacaaatgtttgTGATGATATGCTTGCTCTCCCGTGTTTCCATGATAAAAATGCTTTGGTTTCCTCTAGTTGTTCTATActtctatgactaaccatttagaggaaatcaagaaatatgagacACTCTTGATTGATAAATAACATTATtctccaaaagaatcatcatcaaccccctttgttcacatgtgcctca encodes:
- the LOC123433991 gene encoding protein YABBY 3-like, which translates into the protein MSSSSSSGASAAFTPVSQQQQMAPENLSSELQPPAPMQPEAPSEQLCYVHCHFCDTVLVVSVPSSSLFKTVTVRCGHCSSLLTVDMRGLLFPTTTPTTAAESAASAVTTTTSPPPAAAAHHGQFHYPSSLILAPSNPPRHSLLDEISSANPSLQLLEQHGLGGLIAAAGSRNAAAPAQLPPPPVASGKGGKEPSPRTNPVVNRPPEKRQRVPSAYNRFIKDEIQRIKAGNPDISHREAFSAAAKNWAHFPHIHFGLMPDHQGLRKTNLIPQDHQRKDGHGLLKEGLYAANMGVAPY